From a region of the Alosa sapidissima isolate fAloSap1 chromosome 9, fAloSap1.pri, whole genome shotgun sequence genome:
- the syngr3b gene encoding synaptogyrin-3b isoform X2, with protein MDAKAGSFGAGRAGAAFDPVSFIREPRTILRVLSWVFSMVVFASIINEGYVNWGSERLHCIFNKNYDACNYGVSIAMVAFLASVALLVLDVYFPQISSVRDRRRIVLLELAFSGLWTFLWFVGFCFMANQWSQTTADVLPLEQAADAARAAIAFSFFSILTWGYLCLLTLSRFKNIAFVEEQRLLPKPAPALALA; from the exons ATGGATGCTAAGGCGGGCTCGTTCGGCGCGGGCCGGGCTGGCGCGGCTTTCGACCCGGTATCCTTCATCCGCGAGCCACGGACCATCCTACGCGTGTTGTCTTGG GTGTTCTCCATGGTAGTGTTTGCGTCCATCATCAACGAGGGCTATGTTAACTGGGGGAGTGAGCGCCTGCACTGCATCTTCAACAAGAACTACGACGCCTGTAACTATGGCGTCTCCATAGCAATGGTTGCCTTCCTGGCCAGCGTGGCGTTGCTGGTGCTCGACGTCTACTTCCCCCAGATCAGCAGTGTACGCGACCGACGCAGGATAGTGCTGCTGGAGCTAGCCTTCTCAG ggCTGTGGACGTTCCTGTGGTTTGTCGGCTTCTGTTTCATGGCCAATCAGTGGAGCCAAACGACAGCAGACGTACTTCCTCTGGAGCAGGCAGCTGATGCAGCACGAGCAGCCATCGCCTTCAGCTTCTTCTCCATACTCACCTgg gGGTATCTGTGTCTGCTCACGCTGAGCCGGTTTAAAAATATCGCTTTTGTGGAGGAACAGAGATTGCTGCCCAAACCAGCACCCGCCCTGGCTctggcctga
- the syngr3b gene encoding synaptogyrin-3b isoform X1 codes for MDAKAGSFGAGRAGAAFDPVSFIREPRTILRVLSWVFSMVVFASIINEGYVNWGSERLHCIFNKNYDACNYGVSIAMVAFLASVALLVLDVYFPQISSVRDRRRIVLLELAFSGLWTFLWFVGFCFMANQWSQTTADVLPLEQAADAARAAIAFSFFSILTWAALTLLALQKFLQGTDLSLFSSPLQNGHAPKQPCSPSDVIGQTTVTINDYKTPPLVQTMEARPPDYQAPPPAF; via the exons ATGGATGCTAAGGCGGGCTCGTTCGGCGCGGGCCGGGCTGGCGCGGCTTTCGACCCGGTATCCTTCATCCGCGAGCCACGGACCATCCTACGCGTGTTGTCTTGG GTGTTCTCCATGGTAGTGTTTGCGTCCATCATCAACGAGGGCTATGTTAACTGGGGGAGTGAGCGCCTGCACTGCATCTTCAACAAGAACTACGACGCCTGTAACTATGGCGTCTCCATAGCAATGGTTGCCTTCCTGGCCAGCGTGGCGTTGCTGGTGCTCGACGTCTACTTCCCCCAGATCAGCAGTGTACGCGACCGACGCAGGATAGTGCTGCTGGAGCTAGCCTTCTCAG ggCTGTGGACGTTCCTGTGGTTTGTCGGCTTCTGTTTCATGGCCAATCAGTGGAGCCAAACGACAGCAGACGTACTTCCTCTGGAGCAGGCAGCTGATGCAGCACGAGCAGCCATCGCCTTCAGCTTCTTCTCCATACTCACCTgg GCTGCCCTCACCTTATTGGCTCTTCAGAAGTTCCTGCAGGGAACCGACCTATCGCTGTTCAGCAGCCCGCTCCAGAATGGCCACGCCCCCAAGCAGCCCTGCTCTCCCTCCGACGTGATTGGCCAGACCACCGTCACCATCAATGACTATAAGACTCCACCATTGGTCCAGACCATGGAGGCACGCCCACCTGACTACCAAGCCCCACCCCCTGCCTTCTGA